A genomic stretch from Calditrichota bacterium includes:
- the mazG gene encoding nucleoside triphosphate pyrophosphohydrolase yields MADNESLKNEFSLLVEIMTKLRAENGCPWDRQQTYESLRQYLLEETYEVLELIDQKRYDDLKFELGDLLLQVIFQSQIAEEENRFSIIDVLKNINEKLIYRHPNVFGDVQINSAEEQTVNWERLKKKKDRGRSTIAGVPKTLPALLRAHRIQAKAATVGFDWEKTDQVWDKVGEEIKELKEAVAENRQNEIEEEFGDLLFALVNLSRFLRVNPEDALRQATEKFSYRFQQVESEAERQHRSLDEMTLDEMDQIWDDVKKNNRRDE; encoded by the coding sequence ATGGCTGATAACGAATCGCTAAAAAATGAGTTTTCCCTGTTAGTGGAGATTATGACGAAGTTGCGCGCTGAAAATGGCTGCCCCTGGGATCGACAGCAAACTTACGAGTCGCTGCGGCAATACTTACTGGAAGAAACTTACGAAGTGCTGGAACTCATCGATCAGAAGCGGTACGATGACTTAAAATTTGAGTTGGGCGATCTGTTGTTGCAAGTGATTTTTCAATCTCAAATTGCTGAGGAAGAAAATCGCTTTTCTATCATCGATGTGCTGAAAAATATTAATGAGAAATTGATTTACCGCCATCCCAACGTATTCGGCGATGTGCAGATAAATTCGGCGGAAGAGCAGACAGTGAATTGGGAAAGATTGAAAAAAAAGAAAGATCGAGGCCGCTCAACAATAGCTGGCGTTCCGAAAACATTACCGGCGTTGCTGCGCGCTCATCGCATTCAGGCAAAAGCTGCTACTGTCGGCTTTGATTGGGAAAAAACCGATCAAGTTTGGGACAAAGTGGGAGAAGAAATTAAAGAATTGAAGGAGGCGGTGGCGGAGAACAGGCAAAATGAGATCGAGGAAGAATTTGGTGATTTGCTCTTTGCACTGGTCAATTTGTCTCGTTTTTTGCGCGTCAATCCCGAAGATGCGCTGCGCCAAGCCACGGAAAAATTTAGTTACCGTTTTCAACAAGTCGAATCCGAGGCGGAACGGCAGCATCGTTCATTGGATGAGATGACGTTGGACGAAATGGATCAGATCTGGGATGATGTGAAAAAAAATAATAGGCGTGATGAGTAA